The sequence AATATTGTTCAATTTTGAGGCATTGACAAGATTTGCATAACTGAAGTTAGCATTTCTGAAACCGGCTCTTTCCCAGTTAGAGTTTTCTAAATTTGCCTGTTGTAAATTAGCATCGACTAATAAAGTATTTTTTAGGTTAGCTCCGGTTAAATCTGCACCTTGTAAATTGGCAGAACGGAGGTCTGACCATTCTAAATTGGCGTATCTTAAATTAGTATTTTTGAGGTTAGCTCCTTGCAGGTTGCTTGAACGTAGATCAACTTTTGCTAAATTGACTCCTGCTAAATTAACGCCTGCTAAATTGCAGCCGAAACATTTTTTTGTTCTTAAAAGCTGTTGAACAGTATGTTCTTGCTGAAACTGATTACCTTGAAGAATTAGATAAGGAGTTAGAGGGAACATTAAGAAGATGAGGGGACGTAAACAGCTAAGCATCGATAGATTTTCCAACTAACTCTAATTCATAATAAACATTTGTCGGGTGTAGAATAAAGAGGATGAATTTTTTTGAGAGTAACTTTGAGAGTGGGAGTCATCATAGGACTCATAGCTACTGCTAAAACGTAATCTCCATAACGTATGGTAGGATTATCTTTGCAGGAAATGAAATTGCCGTTTCTAGTAATTCCTAGTAAACTACATTTATCAGGTAAACTAATTTCTGCTAAATTGATACCACAATAGACACTATTCGGTTGGACAAAAACGCTAACTAGGCTCGGTTCAGTAAAAATTTTAGGTTCAAAAAAGTAATTCTTATACATTTCAATTCCTCTGTGGTTTATTTTATTGTGCAGTGAAGTTCTGAAAAAGTTTATGTATCGAATAGTATATTTTTAATTGGTTGCAGGTATATGTGTTTATCAATATATACGTTTATTTTTAATGCTAAAATAACTATATTTGCAGATATAAGTATTTAGATATAATTAATTATACAGGTCGTCTTTTTGTTCCCGGCGATGCACTGAGCAGTTAGGCATGTGTTACAGTGATCTGGCCGAACTGCTGACTGTAAAACCTGTTGAAATTTTACCCGTTCCCTGTCTCCATGAATTTAATTTTGTTCAACTATTCATTGAAAGGGACGAGAAACTCCGAACCGTGGGTGAAGTTTTTCATATATATATGGATGCGTGAATAGTGAACAAGACCAAAGTTTTTTCAACCTGACCACAGCAGAAATACGAAAAAAAGCCAAAAACAAGATATTAATCAAGAACCAATTATGATCAAAATTCTGCACCTTTCAGATATCCATATGGGAAGCGGCTTTACTCACGGACGCATCAACCCAGTCACAGGATTAAATACACGACTAGAAGATTTTGTCAATACATTATCCAGATGCATTGACCGAGCGCTGACGGATACGGTGGATATGGTGATTTTTGGTGGGGATGCTTTCCCGGATGCGACACCACCACCTTATGTCCAAGAAGCTTTCGCTAGCCAATTTCGCCGACTGGTAGATGCGGACATTCCCACGGTGCTGTTGGTAGGGAATCACGACCAACATTCCCAAGGTTTAGGGGGCGCAAGTCTGAATATTTACCGCACTTTGGGAGTACGGGGGTTTGTGGTGGGAGATAGGCTAACTACTCACCACATCCAAACTCGTCATGGTATGGTGCAGGTTATTACTCTCCCTTGGCTGACTCGTTCAACTTTGATGACGCGCCAAGAAACGGAGAAGTCGTCATTAGCAGAAGTCAATCAACTGTTAACTGAACGCTTACAAGTGGTTTTAGAAGCAGAAATCCGCCGTCTTCACCCTGATGTCCCCACTGTGTTGTTAGCGCACTTGATGGCTGACAATGCAACTTTGGGAGCGGAACGCTTGTTAGCGGTGGGAAAAGGTTTTACTTTACCTTTATCTTTGCTGACACGACCTTGTTTTGATTATGTGGCGCTGGGACATGTGCATAAACACCAAAATTTGCATAAATCCAATGACCCACCGGTGATTTATCCAGGAAGTATTGAACGAGTCGATTTTAGTGAAGAAAAGGAGGACAAAGGTTATGTGATGATTGAATTGGAGCGGGGTAGAGCGGATTGGGAATTTTGTCCGTTACCTGTGAGGACTTTCCGCACAATTGAGGTGGATATCTCCAAAGCTGATGATCCGCAAGGAGCATTGTTGAAAGCGATCGCTAAATATAATATTGAAGATGCAGTGGTACGCTTAATCTACAAACTCCGCTCGGAACAGTTAGATTTAATTGATAATGCTTCACTCCACACTGTTTTGAGTGCGGCTCACACCTACACTATTCAACCAGAATTATTAAGTCAACTAGCCAGACCCCGCATTCCTGAATTAAGCGCTAGCAACAGCATTGACCCTATGGAAGCGCTGAAAACTTACTTAAATAATCGTGAAGACCTCAAGGACATTGCTGGATTAATGATGGAAGCAGCGCAGAAATTGCTAGCAGATGATGTGGAAGTTTGGTTAGAGGGAGCAACTCCAGAATAGAGAGGGGAAATGCAAAATCTTGTGTAGATTTGACGCTTTATCTGGGATATGCCTATTTAATCTAGCAACCAAGCAAACAAATCTTTGATGGTGAGGTGTAATTCACTCACAAATGATGGGACGGGTACAAGCACATCTGGCTCGTCAAATACTTCAGTTTCTTGTTTGGGACGATAAACAAACACAGTTTGTTCAGCCGGATCAATCAAC is a genomic window of Fortiea contorta PCC 7126 containing:
- a CDS encoding TrkA C-terminal domain-containing protein, whose amino-acid sequence is MYKNYFFEPKIFTEPSLVSVFVQPNSVYCGINLAEISLPDKCSLLGITRNGNFISCKDNPTIRYGDYVLAVAMSPMMTPTLKVTLKKIHPLYSTPDKCLL
- a CDS encoding pentapeptide repeat-containing protein, whose translation is MLSCLRPLIFLMFPLTPYLILQGNQFQQEHTVQQLLRTKKCFGCNLAGVNLAGVNLAKVDLRSSNLQGANLKNTNLRYANLEWSDLRSANLQGADLTGANLKNTLLVDANLQQANLENSNWERAGFRNANFSYANLVNASKLNNIENSNSVILCQTILPNGMTSSRCNEHTLKI
- the sbcD gene encoding exonuclease subunit SbcD yields the protein MIKILHLSDIHMGSGFTHGRINPVTGLNTRLEDFVNTLSRCIDRALTDTVDMVIFGGDAFPDATPPPYVQEAFASQFRRLVDADIPTVLLVGNHDQHSQGLGGASLNIYRTLGVRGFVVGDRLTTHHIQTRHGMVQVITLPWLTRSTLMTRQETEKSSLAEVNQLLTERLQVVLEAEIRRLHPDVPTVLLAHLMADNATLGAERLLAVGKGFTLPLSLLTRPCFDYVALGHVHKHQNLHKSNDPPVIYPGSIERVDFSEEKEDKGYVMIELERGRADWEFCPLPVRTFRTIEVDISKADDPQGALLKAIAKYNIEDAVVRLIYKLRSEQLDLIDNASLHTVLSAAHTYTIQPELLSQLARPRIPELSASNSIDPMEALKTYLNNREDLKDIAGLMMEAAQKLLADDVEVWLEGATPE